TAACTGGACAAACCCAGCAAAAACCAGTTTCAACTAAAAGTATCACGGGATGCAGAGACCCATTTCCTTCTATGCATAAGTACATGGATCAAGGTCTGTTTATATGATACGGGTAGCATATAATGAAATTAAATTCCAAAGACAGGGGAGGTTGTTTTTAGGCGAGATAACGGTACATCTTCCTGTCCGTCTTGTCCCGCTCCAGGAACTCGCGCTCGATGAGCGACTCAATccgcttcttgatcaccacgggGTTTGGCATGAAACGGGGCTGCAACTGCTTCGTCACCTCCATCATTATGCTGTTGTGGTCTAGAACCCTCCTCGACTTCATGATCCGCACAATGGCCGCCTCGATCTGCGGCTTCCTATCCTCCTCGACCCGCTGCCGTGTCTCTAGCTTCTCAGGGTCGGTCTCCTTCTGCGCCGCCACAGTGCCAATCTTCACCTTGAAGAGCTTGCTGGTGAACTTGTCGTTCACGAAGAAGCTGTCATCATCGGCAATGTCCCGGCTCATGGGCTCTTTTCGCAGGACTTGCTTACCTTTCACAAGAGCTAGCGACTGGAGGCATCGCTTCAGGTCAGTAGCTGGTATTGCTGTAGACTGCTCAATTTCACGGTAAGTCAAGACATCGGATGAGTTAAACAGCATCAGAACACACATCTGGTATGTTGAGACGTTCAGTTCATGCTTGCTGCCATTTCCAAATGTTGCTTTTATGTCAGCATGCCCCATGTTTGTTTGCCATGTTAGCCTCCTGCCATTATGTGTGCCAAGGTAATAAGCCCGAAACTTCTCTGAGATAGGGACAATTTCAGGGGGAAGGTTGCAGGTATTGCAGGTTTGTGTTGGCCATGACCCAGTGGTGAGTATCTGGACAGATATTGTGGGGGCATCTGCCAGAAGCTCCGAGGAAGTAGATGCATAAAACCCTTGTGTAGTATCCTCAGAAGTCTTCAAATCATTGAACATGCCCTCCAACTTCGAAGTAAACTGGTAGCCACATTCTGTCTTCAGCTTCACAAGCATGCTTCTCTCAGAATCATCAGAAGCATTCTTCCCAGAAAGAAGACGCTTTGCCAAGTGTTGCTTGTAATATTTCTCAAATAGATCTTTTTCTTGCAAATATCTAAACAGCATCATCACCTTGTCCAGGACAGTTTCAAGATCTTCCTCATTAGCCTCTTTCACCCCCTTCCGCAATTTGTCATCAACAAACAGTGATATGAACTCAGGGGATCTGTTGTTTAAGTTTATGAAGTGCTCAAATGAGGAATTAAGAGCATTCAGGAAACTCTTGTCATTGCTAAATGACACATTGATGATATTGTCATACTTATCCTTCATGTTAAGAAGCCGCTGAACAAAATCAACTGGGTCCTTTAATCTCTCAGGATCTGTTACCAAACTTTTGCCAGTATCCTTAATATGAGATGCCATAACAGATCTGATTGTTGTGAGCCCATCAGGAACATGATTAAACAAAGTGTACATCCTGGTCAGGTCTTCATACCTGTCTTCAACAAGCATATTCACAAGCCCCGAGTTCTCCATAAGAATCAACCTCTGCATGTGATTTGCGAGCATCTCATTCACCACAACAGCAGTAATTTTCTCATGGGTTTTGACATCCAAGTATTGGGACACACGCTCTGATTCTTCAGAGAGGCGCCTCTCAGCCTGCTTCAGATACTCACCACAAGCACAGCACTCAATGAATTGTTGTGACTCACCACTATAGAAACTAGCAGAAACCTCAAGAAATGGCCTTTCAAAATCATCCTGATAAACAGACAACCCTAGATCCATCAACATTTTTGTTGTAGTCCTCATCAAGCCTCTATTAATCACATCGCCTGTCCTTTCACTATGTATGAGTTCAAGAAGCGTGTCAGACAACCTCCTCTGAATTGTGGGAGACCGGACTATGGTATCCCTCCAAAGCTCTAATCCATGATCAAAGACAGGTGTCTTTTTGTTAGTAGGAATATAAGTCCTGTCCATATACATCAGGATGTCTCTAATCATTGTCAATGCCTTGTTGTGGTCATTCCATTTTCGCTGCAACTCTTccaggaacaaaccaccttgaGCAGCATCTATACATGTGCGCATATCTTCAAGATGTTCTTTCATGTTTTCTGTGAGTTTCTCATAGAGCTGAGGAGCAAACTTGTTCAGGACCATGTTATAAGCAGTCCTGCCATAatataagaaaaatattatattaACCAATATATTCAAGGACATTTTAAACACACACAGAGTTTTTATGTTATGTTAAACACATACACAGACATAGTTATGTTAAACACacacaaaaatatatttttttggaaGAGGactgagcaggcccagccgccCAGGGTTGTCAGTTCTTGTTTCTTTCATACAGTTATGTTATGTTTTTCATCAGTATTAAGAGCTGGTTCAAGGTTCATAGAAAAAGCATCTGCTTCCTGTATGCTGCAGCAACTATTCTTTTTAACATAACAGTAATAATAGCCTGAAGAAAATAAGTTTCTACAGACCAAACAGACAGGAAAATCACTTCTCTTTTTAGACAGCAAACTTACAGAAGAATTTTAATACTGTTTATTCAATTGTATAACTTTGAGTTTgataaagcaacaaagagaaaaaATAACAGAGAGAACAAGGATGAAGGATCAATCATGGGAAGTGATATATGAAGTACGACTGAGTTATATCATAATCATGAATTCTTGATGTATGAACATACTTATCTATTGCTTCACTGATGCATTCACATACACAGTTTGGAAAGTTTAAACGCTGCAACATGCTAAAAAGTAGTCCACTATAAATAATGGTAAAATGAATTATAGATAAGGTAGTATAGTACCACAGCTTAACACTATTAGCCAAAAGAAGAAAGAATTGCTGAAGACAGAAGGTCTgagaattccaaactaaacagaaGCAAGCAGTTGCAAAAATTTAACTAAACAAGTTCCTCTTGTGTTTTCAGGTTTACTAAGAACATTCGTAGTTGCCTGCATCTGATGCTGAGAAATTAGCTCATGATAGACCTCCACGAGTCCTCACGAACTGCAAAGTCTTCATACATATGCACATACTGCTATACTATCACATTAGTCACAGAACAAGTTCGATGGTTTCTTTTATTTCCATCAAACTTCATGTTGCTTAGCATGCCAACTTAGAGGAGGCATCCAAAAGCTTACATGACCTAAACTGAATGATGAAAGGGATTACTAAATTCAGTGTTGGAACAGACATCAATTTATGCTTCAATGTCGACTGAAAAGCTCGTTCTTCATCACCAAGATCTGATTCTGTTCTTTATGGTTTGGAGTGTGGCAGATATCTGGATCTTTTACATAAATTAAATGACATCCAGCTCTGTTGCAGGCTTGCTATTGCCAATACGTATGAGTTTCACCTTGGTCACCATGCATACAAAGTCATAAATCCTAGTTGTAACGCATCCGGACTCCTAAGCACCTATTCGATGGTTAGGCACTGGAAACAAAATAACAAGTAATACCTTGTAAAGTaggaaattaaaaaaatatttcaaaCAATCCTACCAAGCCATGCATGGAGAGTGATTGAGCACGATAGTGGCAACTCTCAGTTCAGTAAACAAGGGAATGGTGCAACCTGTCCACATGGACTGCTAGATGCTAACTATGCGGGGGGTACCGATGCCATGACATATcaagtgtatatatataactaaggTAACAAATTAGGAAGTACAGGAACACGTGCACAAGATCGTTGAGAGAGTTCTCTtgataataataaataatatttatgtaaacTATAGATGGCAGTTCTCGTCGGTTCAGCTCTGGAGTAGGCATATGTAGCCCAAAGGTTAAAACGGTagcatccagttctctggaGTAGGCATATGCAGCCCAAAGGTTAAAACGGAAGCACATCCAGTTCCTTTTCCATAACGGCCCGAACCCGAATTTCCTTACTTGCATAGCAAGGAATTAAAACAATAATTCCAACCGTTTAGGCATTTAATGCCGACACCGAGAAAACAACACTGCAAATGGCCTGAAGGCTTCAAGCAACTACCAAAATTTAATAGTACACAAAAATAAAGCCACGGACCAATAAATAGAAGATCCTAATATCTTGTTGACAAATCATGGTTACAGGACAAGCCCTACTACACAAATAATAGGACATAtcagtcaagatcaatctattcACAAACATTCGCATATCATCATCTCACATGCATACAAGCCCACAGAAGGTACAATTTatcaaatatgaaaaaaaaaatacagatcGCCAATCAGCACAGCAATCAATCCGTTCATGGTCGTTATCTATCCGAATCATCCGCGATCATACAGCGCGACCTAATCGCGTGGAACAGAATCTGACGGAACAGAGGGGGGGCAACCAAAAACAATGTTAACCTGTAGAGCTCCTCGAAGGAGAGGCCGCTGGCGTTGTGGTTGTAGATCTCGCGGATGGCGTCATGGAGCTTCCGCCACGACTTGTCGAAGAACTTGGGGTCGGTCTCGACGCGGTGCCGGAAGGGCTCGATCCTCGTGCCCCGCTTCttctggccgccgccgccgccgttcatcGTCTTCCTCCGCTCCTCCGCAGCCGCGGCCGACGGGGGTGCGTTGACCCCGTGCTCCGGCGAGGCGCCGGGGTTCCGACGAGGTGGGGgaggggggaggaggaggctagGGTTTCGTCGTCGCGTGGCTGCGAAGGGAGGGAGGTGCTGGAAAGGGATCAGAAACGATGTTCTCGTTGGGATTTTGTAATCTGCTGGTTTTGGTCGACCTTTTTAAGTTTGGGCCTCTACGATCCTAATCTATTTTTGGCGTCTGGGATTTCAGGCTGTGGGTCCAACAGGCTGTCAGGGCCTAACTTATGTTTGAACTGACAAGATTATTAGGATTCAGGCTATATTTTATCTTACATACATTGTACTGGTATAAAAAAATGAACTTACATGTAGCTGCTGTTTGGTTCACCTAGGTGGTAGATTATGTTTGATTCTCTTTGTTTCATTACAGCATTAGTTAGGTCATAGCGGGATGGCATGTAAAAACTTCGTACCGTCTACATATTCACCCCATGAATTGCTACCCGTCGAGCCATTATCTTTTGCACTATGCTTAGTTAATTCCTTGCCTCTAGCAACATGCCCCAACTTCTTCTAGTCTCCACACCTATTCGATCTACCTCAACCCCATTCTCGTCATTGTATCTTGTTCGGTTGCTTTTGTGTCTGTTTCCTTGAAATTATCTGCCGAAACTGCCAGCtattcagtagtgtttttctctcacaatgaaTCAACGAATAGTACTTTCAACTATGACTTTTCAACCAAGCGAACATTTGTTATTCTGATGTTGCCAAGGCACCTCCATTATCATTAGGATCCTTGTGCTAGCCTCCATCTATTACTACTTGCACGGATGCTTCGTCGGGCTTCGCGTGCTAGCCTCCACCTATTCCTGCTTGTCATGGACACCACGTCTGCACGTTGAGGGTCTTGCCAACCGCTTTGGGTTCAAAAGCATGGTGGCTTGAGGATATAGAGCAACTTCAAGAGACTTTCTAAATCCTTCCTAAATGCTAGGAATAGagattttggtaaaaaaaatTACCCTCCAACAGCTTGTCTAAATGGTTATGCAAATATAGCCATCTTCTATTCTGGATTTTTCGCTAGCCAAAAAATAGAAGACGAGAATGGATCTCTAGAGTGCGCATGAGAGATAGAAAAGTTGTTGGAGAATGAAGAAATATAGAAAgcgatttttatgaaaatagttctctaaatgatgatttagagagtgagGTTTGTAAAGACTTTTAAAGATGCTCTAAAAGGATGGAGAGGGCTAGTCAGGATAATCTGCTAGATGACGGTATCTCTCTTAGCGGCTTGCCACCGATGAGCAACTTGCAACTTTCCATTTCCGTTACGGCGTGAGGTCCAAACAAAGACAATCTTTCTTTACCTTGGTAATGCTACCTGTTTTTCTGATTACCTTTGCACTTGGGTTACAATTTCTAGATCAAAGAACACTGTACGGTGGCAAAATCATGTGGCAAATGTAAGATGATCTGGTGTGTGAAAATCAATTCTTGAATTATGTTAGCAAAGGTTGTGAGGCATCGATTTTGTCCAGTACTCAATGCCTGCCGAAACTTTTCAGGTCTTGAAGCCCTTGATGCTCGAAGAATAAAAGAATGGCACCAACAACAGTTACCGTACTAACCAATTCTCACTATCCTAAGTGGAATCCATAGATGATGCTTCAACActctaataaaaatagaaattcaACATCTATGTGATTAGACAGGGGCATCAAAATTAAGGTGATACATTTGTGGGTGCTCTAAATAGACAGAGGTTTTATGATTGACCAATTGCAAAATGTCTATCACGGCGACAAGTGATAGAGATGTGGTAAGCCTCGAAGGGTGCATTTGCTATAGGTTCTCTTTCAGCTTCACAAAGTTGTTTTCACCTTCTCCTACAAACATTTCAACTCCTCTCACATTCACAGTTCTCTAGTTGAAGCTGGTGAAGCTAAAAATACTAGTTTCTTCCAgctttctctctttctctctgctATTTTATATTAGAAGTTGTTTTACCAAGCTGTTTTATGGAACCGAAggcaaaaataaaagtgcttcaCTAGTGAAGCTAAGTTGTACTGAATAGGACTTAAAGATGATGCTCACAAGAAAACATAATGTCAAAAAGGTTGTCAGTTCACATTCATATAAAACAAAACTGTTTTATTACAACAATCCATGTTAAAATTCCAACTGTCATTTTCATATTTATTTAGAGAAAAACATCACAGTACCACCTAAGAGATTCTTTTTGCAAATAAATACAGATAGTGTCCACTTGTTTAATTGACAAATGGAGCTAGTTATATATTAATTATGGCTAATATTATATTAGTAtttacaaaggagaaatgcaagAGTTATCAGATCAGGAAGAGTCTACATTGAGGAGGGAGATTTTTTAATAATATTCGGAGATGAATCACGCTTGGTATGGAAGAATGTGCTGTTTTTGGACTTTGAACAGTAGAAGGTGTTGATTCTTTCTGGTTAATATATCTTagagataaaaaataaaaaaatatctaCCTAGTGATAGTACCGAAATAAACTTAAATTTAATTAATCTAGCAAAATAAATTGCCTAATGTAATGTTCCGCCTCTATGAGGCCAGGCTCACTTACATCTGTTAGTTTTTCTAAGACATAGTCAGCCCTTACAGAACAACACCAGTTTTTTTTGCGCACTTTGTTCTCGctcattttttttaatattcGGAGATGAATCATGCTTAGAATGCGCTATTTTTTGGACTTTGAACAGTGGAGGGTGTTGATTCTTTCTGGTTAATATATCTTagagataaaaaataaaaaatatctacCTAGTGATAGTACCGAATTAAACTTTAGTTAATCTGGAAAATAAATTGCCTAATGTAACGTCCCATCTCTACGAGGCCAGACCcacttacatctggcagcttttctagggcATAGTCAGCCCTTACAGATCAACGcccgtcttttctgcacactttgtcctcactcgtgcgcacccggaAAGAACTTCTCAGTCGATCACTcatccctaaatttctctaAGCCAAGCACACTTAACTTTAGAATTCTTTGGAAATGAGTTTTCGAAAAAAAAAGttacaacttgttggtatgaatATTCTATTAATAATCCTATTAAGCTCTGAGTTGGGTGTTACACCTAAGCATACTATTAAACTCAGACTATAAAAGTGATCAAATTTGGTTATCAACGACCCTCATGGAATTAGTATGTGTAGCGAACACCTTGCGACAATGTTTGGTTTTCTCAATGGTTTTTAAAGGAACAAATTATGGATGTGAATCAATGAAAAAAGGCTCGTCCGTACATTGATGGTGATGGCAATGAGGAAATTAAAAATTCTAAATAGATGGCAACGAGAGAGGTCTATAATTTTGGATGGCAATAACGGCTCATTTAGTTGGGATAACTGAAAGTAGAGAATTAGAGTTTACAGGTAGGAGTTTAGAAATCTTTTGTTTATTTTGTGGGAATAGGAGTTTAGGTGGGAAGGAAAAAAGAGTTTAGAGGGTCAACTCTCGCTAAGCAATTCCCTAGGCGAGGGGTGAGAATTCGGTGGGAGTGTTTTACttgataaagaaaaaaaaataga
This window of the Sorghum bicolor cultivar BTx623 chromosome 7, Sorghum_bicolor_NCBIv3, whole genome shotgun sequence genome carries:
- the LOC8080881 gene encoding cullin-3A; translated protein: MNGGGGGQKKRGTRIEPFRHRVETDPKFFDKSWRKLHDAIREIYNHNASGLSFEELYRTAYNMVLNKFAPQLYEKLTENMKEHLEDMRTCIDAAQGGLFLEELQRKWNDHNKALTMIRDILMYMDRTYIPTNKKTPVFDHGLELWRDTIVRSPTIQRRLSDTLLELIHSERTGDVINRGLMRTTTKMLMDLGLSVYQDDFERPFLEVSASFYSGESQQFIECCACGEYLKQAERRLSEESERVSQYLDVKTHEKITAVVVNEMLANHMQRLILMENSGLVNMLVEDRYEDLTRMYTLFNHVPDGLTTIRSVMASHIKDTGKSLVTDPERLKDPVDFVQRLLNMKDKYDNIINVSFSNDKSFLNALNSSFEHFINLNNRSPEFISLFVDDKLRKGVKEANEEDLETVLDKVMMLFRYLQEKDLFEKYYKQHLAKRLLSGKNASDDSERSMLVKLKTECGYQFTSKLEGMFNDLKTSEDTTQGFYASTSSELLADAPTISVQILTTGSWPTQTCNTCNLPPEIVPISEKFRAYYLGTHNGRRLTWQTNMGHADIKATFGNGSKHELNVSTYQMCVLMLFNSSDVLTYREIEQSTAIPATDLKRCLQSLALVKGKQVLRKEPMSRDIADDDSFFVNDKFTSKLFKVKIGTVAAQKETDPEKLETRQRVEEDRKPQIEAAIVRIMKSRRVLDHNSIMMEVTKQLQPRFMPNPVVIKKRIESLIEREFLERDKTDRKMYRYLA